TCCCTGATCGTCCTTCACGTCCATTTCGTTCACCGTCATGGTGTCGATCACTTCGAGGATCTTGGGTTCGGTATGGTCCAGGTTGGCCAAGGCCTTGATCTCGCCGAACAAGCGGCCCACGTCGGCGGAAACCAGCTTGAGCATCTTCTCGGCCGTGGGCGTAAAGCGGCGGATGCGCAAGTCGCGCCCCAACATGACGATGGGGACGTGCACGCTGGAGAAAAGATTGCTCATGTCGTTGTTGACCTGGTTCAGTTCCAGGTTGCGGTTGGACAGCTCCTCGTTGAGGGTGGTCAGCTCCTCATTCGTGCTTTGCAACTCCTCCTTGGCGGTTTCCATTTCCTCGTTGATGCTTTGGAGTTCTTCGTTGCTGGAGAGGATCTCTTCGTTGGCCGACTTGAGTTCCTCATTGGTGGCTTCCTGCTCCTCGATGATGGATTGCAGGTATTCCTTGGTGGAATCGAGTTCCTTTAGCAAGGCTTTGGCCTCATGGCCTTCCCGGCCCTTGCCCTTGCCCGGCTTCGCCGCAGCCACCGGGGCGGGCTCGGTCTCCCGGAACAGCACCAGGAAATAGTCATCGGCCGGGGAGGAAGGGATCGCCAAAGGCGCCGCTTCCACCACCACGGCGCGGCGCTTGCCTTGCCCCTCCGCCGCGCGCTTCTTCCCTTCCGCTTCGAATATCACCGGCTCCGAGCGGGAGGGTTTCCCGGTGCGCTTGGCCTCGTCCACCGTCCGCCGCGTGGTCAGGAGCAAAGGCGGCCGCACCATCTTGAGCAGGTTAAGGCTGGCCTGGCCGGGCGCAGGCTCCAGGAACATGCCCGTCTGCCCGCGGAACTGGAGGATATCCATATCGGCATTGACCACCGCCCCCGGCGGGGCGTAATTCGCCAGCAGCAGTCGATCGGCCTCCTTCTGCACCTCCAGGCCCGACCAGGCCTGGTCGGCGGCGCGCTTGGCCGGCTCGATCTTCTCGTAGTTCAGGCTGGCGGGCCCCGTCGGCAAATGGAAGCGGACCGATGCCACCTTCTTCTGGTAGATCTTGTACTTCTTGTCCTCCAGCGCGAACAAATCGGTGAAGCTGCCCACCGTCTCGGAGGTGCCCAGCATCAGGTAAGCGGCCGGGTTCAGCGCGTAGTGGAACACCGGGAAGACTTTCTTCTGCAGATACAGATCCAGGTAGATGAGGAGATTGCGGCAACTGATGAGATCGATCCGCGAAAAGGGATGATCCTGGGTCAGGTCGTGCCGCGCGAAAATGCACATGTCGCGGATGTGCTTGCTGATCTGGTAATGGCCGTCGGTGCGCGTGAAGAAGCGCCGCAGGCGTTCCGGCGACACGTCCAGGGCGATGTTCTCCACGTACAATCCCGCGCGCGCACGCGCCAGCGATTCTTCGCTGATATCGGTCGCGAAAATCTGGACGGGGGTATTGGCCGCCATGTCCCCGAGGGACTCCAACAGCGCGATGGCGAGGGAGTAAGCTTCCTCGCCGGTGGCGCAGCCGGGCACCCAGATGCGTACGGTGGCGTCCCGTTGGCGGTTTTTCAGGATAGCGGGAAGGATGGTCTTTTTCAGGGCCTCGAAGGCTTCCGGATCGCGGAAGAAGCCGGTGACCTTGATGAGCAGATCCTGGTAGAGCGCGTGCAACTCGTCCGGCTTCTGGCGTAGGAGATCGACGTAGCCGGCCAACGTATCGATGCGTTCCAGCAGCATGCGGCGCAGGATGCGCCGCTGGATGGTGCTTTGCTTGTATTGGGTGAAGTCCACGCCGCAGGTGCGCCGGAGCATGGCGAAAATCGCCGCGAGCTGCCCCACTTCCAGGCCTGCCGCTTCCCCGTTCGCCTCGAATTTACGCCGGTATTGGAGGCAGATGCGCGCCAGTTCGGCGGCAATCTGCTCGGGCGGCAGCACGAAATCCACCGCCCCCGTGGAAACGGCCGAAAGGGGCATGCCGTCGAATTTCGCCGAACGCGAATCCTGGACGAAGGTGATTCCCCCCGCCGCCTTCACCTCCTGCAGGCCGAGGGCGCCGTCGGTTCCCGCCCCCGAAAGGATGATGGCGATGGCGCGATTGGGCTGCTCCTCCGCCAAGGTGCGGAAGAAGAGATCGACCGGCATGTTGGGTCCGGACTCGGGCCGTGGCCGCAACCGCAAGCGGTTCTTCTCCAGGGTCATGAGCACCTTGGGCGGCATCACGTATACCGTTCCGTGCCGCAGCAGGTCCCCGTCCCGGGCTTCCACCACCGGCAAGGGCGTCACCTTGGCGATGAGCGCTTGCAGCATGCTCTCGTGGTTGGGGGAGAGATGCTGGAGCAGGATGAAGGTGAGCTGGGCGTCGCCGGGCAAGGCCCCGATCAGTTTGGTGAAGGCCTCCAGGCCCCCGGCCGAAGCGCCAATGGCGGCGATGGGGTAGACTTGGTCCTCGTTCTGGCGGGAGGCATGCTTACTCCCCGGCGCGGC
The nucleotide sequence above comes from Fibrobacterota bacterium. Encoded proteins:
- a CDS encoding PAS domain-containing protein — its product is MGTRKSTRSPSPAASSRPGAAASKGDSTRTAKRAAAPGSKHASRQNEDQVYPIAAIGASAGGLEAFTKLIGALPGDAQLTFILLQHLSPNHESMLQALIAKVTPLPVVEARDGDLLRHGTVYVMPPKVLMTLEKNRLRLRPRPESGPNMPVDLFFRTLAEEQPNRAIAIILSGAGTDGALGLQEVKAAGGITFVQDSRSAKFDGMPLSAVSTGAVDFVLPPEQIAAELARICLQYRRKFEANGEAAGLEVGQLAAIFAMLRRTCGVDFTQYKQSTIQRRILRRMLLERIDTLAGYVDLLRQKPDELHALYQDLLIKVTGFFRDPEAFEALKKTILPAILKNRQRDATVRIWVPGCATGEEAYSLAIALLESLGDMAANTPVQIFATDISEESLARARAGLYVENIALDVSPERLRRFFTRTDGHYQISKHIRDMCIFARHDLTQDHPFSRIDLISCRNLLIYLDLYLQKKVFPVFHYALNPAAYLMLGTSETVGSFTDLFALEDKKYKIYQKKVASVRFHLPTGPASLNYEKIEPAKRAADQAWSGLEVQKEADRLLLANYAPPGAVVNADMDILQFRGQTGMFLEPAPGQASLNLLKMVRPPLLLTTRRTVDEAKRTGKPSRSEPVIFEAEGKKRAAEGQGKRRAVVVEAAPLAIPSSPADDYFLVLFRETEPAPVAAAKPGKGKGREGHEAKALLKELDSTKEYLQSIIEEQEATNEELKSANEEILSSNEELQSINEEMETAKEELQSTNEELTTLNEELSNRNLELNQVNNDMSNLFSSVHVPIVMLGRDLRIRRFTPTAEKMLKLVSADVGRLFGEIKALANLDHTEPKILEVIDTMTVNEMDVKDDQGRWYSLRIRPYRTHDNKIDGAVLIFVDIDSLKHGMALLEEANDFAESIIRTVPHPMVVLEWNGRIKTANAAFLEASGQAGDAILGKPITEVGFGGAPIPGLSGLLSRNGEWARAVKDAEVRMDRPDGPHTLQLNSGLVRLSADDRTFLMLSVEDITVRKTAEREVLRLNAELEERIRQVTAANRSLEREVFDRQRAEEGLREIVKDLEAFSFSISHDLRTPLRSIQGVAEALREDYADRLDETGRDYARRIVEAAQRLDRLLKDLLTYSRLGHDETELRICSLDAAVRIALDQSDPTVRAREAKVEVASPLGEVLAVRSLLELAIANLLSNALKFTAEGVKPQVRISAESKGAFRRLWIEDNGIGIPPEDRERVFRPFERLHGMEIYPGTGIGLAIVRKSAETQGGQAGMEAAPGGGSRFWIELPGGTE